A window of the Pseudomonas fluorescens genome harbors these coding sequences:
- a CDS encoding haloacid dehalogenase-like hydrolase, whose translation MKFAPKFLAVALTVGMGLATQAFATDLKHWPADQAKALDAMIAANANKGNYAVFDMDNTSYRYDLEESLLPFMENKGLITRDKLDPSLKLMPFKDTADHKESLFSYYYRLCEVDDMVCYPWVAQVFSGFTLKELKGYVDELMASGKPVPATYYEGDVVKTLDVNPPKIFTGQKELYNKLMENGIEVYVMTAASEELVRMVAADPKYGYNVKPQNVIGVTTLLKNRETGELTTARKQITAGKYDEKANLGLELTPYLWTPATWMAGKHAAILTYIDEWKKPVLVGGDTPTSDGYMLFHDVDVAKGGIHLWVNRKDKYMTQLNGMMAKHAAAQAKEGLPVTADKNWVIVKPEEIQ comes from the coding sequence ATGAAGTTTGCACCGAAATTTCTGGCTGTCGCACTGACTGTGGGGATGGGCCTGGCCACTCAGGCATTCGCCACCGACCTGAAACACTGGCCGGCGGATCAGGCCAAGGCACTGGACGCGATGATCGCCGCCAACGCCAACAAGGGTAACTACGCGGTGTTCGACATGGACAACACCAGTTACCGCTACGACCTCGAAGAGTCGTTGCTGCCGTTCATGGAAAACAAGGGCCTGATCACCCGCGACAAGCTCGACCCCTCCCTGAAACTGATGCCGTTCAAGGACACCGCCGACCACAAGGAAAGCCTGTTCAGCTACTACTACCGCCTCTGCGAAGTCGACGACATGGTCTGCTATCCATGGGTCGCGCAGGTGTTTTCCGGCTTCACCCTCAAGGAACTCAAGGGCTACGTCGATGAGCTGATGGCCTCGGGCAAACCGGTGCCGGCGACCTATTACGAAGGTGACGTGGTCAAGACGCTGGACGTGAATCCGCCGAAGATCTTCACCGGCCAGAAAGAGCTGTACAACAAACTGATGGAGAACGGCATCGAGGTCTACGTGATGACCGCCGCCTCCGAAGAACTGGTGCGCATGGTCGCGGCCGATCCGAAGTACGGCTACAACGTCAAACCGCAGAACGTGATCGGCGTGACCACGTTGCTGAAGAACCGCGAGACCGGCGAACTGACCACCGCGCGCAAGCAAATCACCGCCGGCAAATATGACGAGAAGGCCAACCTCGGCCTCGAACTGACCCCGTACCTGTGGACCCCGGCGACCTGGATGGCCGGCAAACACGCGGCGATCCTGACCTACATCGACGAGTGGAAAAAACCGGTATTGGTGGGTGGCGACACGCCGACCAGCGACGGCTACATGCTGTTCCACGATGTGGACGTGGCCAAGGGTGGCATTCACTTGTGGGTCAACCGCAAGGACAAGTACATGACCCAGCTCAACGGCATGATGGCCAAGCATGCGGCGGCCCAGGCGAAGGAAGGTTTGCCGGTGACGGCGGACAAGAACTGGGTGATCGTGAAGCCGGAAGAAATCCAGTAA